A genomic stretch from Pristiophorus japonicus isolate sPriJap1 chromosome 6, sPriJap1.hap1, whole genome shotgun sequence includes:
- the LOC139266114 gene encoding putative nuclease HARBI1: MDLMDDQCLRSLQFRKASVRELCNLLQPDLQPQTVATKVTRALNSDATGSFQAATADILNISQFAMHNSIRQVTDALYKRGSDYIFFLMSREKQFERQTGFVLIAGFHRVLGAIDCTHVALRAPQNSPEMFRNCKGFNPIKVQLMCDHHCKIMAVDVVEKYFRDFDARYPGSSHDAPSAIRCIIEQSIGIRKQRFRCLDRSGGVLQYSPKRVSLFVVLCRMLHNLPIMRVQPVEDEPAVPPEEEDQEEEVQEQVTQEKEEEAPKEDHDAGHRPRHPNPAREASHCCSFPMSSCPLHPSFLHLHGQPNEPFHTSLLTVK; encoded by the exons atggaTCTGATGGATGACCAATGTCTCCGGAGTCTTCAATTCCGGAAGGCCAGCGTCAGGGagttgtgcaatctcctgcagccagacctccagcctcagacagtCGCAACCAAAGTGACCAGAGCACTCAATTCCGATGCCACTGGCTCTttccaagctgcaacagcagacatatTGAACATTTCTCAGTTCGCCATGCATAACTCCAtccgtcaagtgacagatgctctgtataagaggggGAGCGACTACATATTCTtcctgatgagcagggagaagcagttcgagcggcagaccggatttgtGCTCATTGCGGGCTTCCACAGGGTTCtgggcgccatagactgcacccacgtcgcattgagggcgccacagaacagtcctgagatgttcagaaactgcaagggattcAATCCCATCAAAGTGCAGTTGATGTGCGACCACCactgcaaaatcatggcagttgatgttgtggaaaaatatttccgagact TtgatgctcggtatcctggcagcagccacgacgcTCCTTCAGCcatcaggtgcatcattgagcagtctATCGGAATCcgtaaacagaggttccgttgcctggatcgctctggtggagtgttgcagtattcGCCTAAgagggtctccctattcgtggtcctctgccgcatgcttcacaacctgccaATCATGAGGGTACAACCAGTGGAggacgagccagcagtaccacctgaggaggaggaccaggaggaggaggtgcaggagcaagtcacgcaggagaaggaggaggaggcaccGAAGGAGGACCACGATGCAGGCCACCGGCCACGCCATCCAAACCCTGCGAGGGaagcgtctcattgctgctcgtttccaatgagttcatgcccacttcacccttcatTTTTGCATCTCCATGGGCagcccaatgagccctttcacacttcATTGCTCACAGTGAAATGA